ACGGCTTCCGCACCTACGAAGCCATTGAAACCGCCCTCTATCACAACCTCGGACGCCTACCCGAGCCGGAATTCACCCACAGATTCTGGTGAGGAGGCGGAACTTAAGGGCGAGTCCAAGAACGTGCGTGTTTTCGCTTTGGGTGTAAATCCAACTTCAGGACTGGCTGAGCTTGCGCCGAAGGCTTTACCTAAAGGGCAGCGGGAAGGTCATATCCACGTCGAGGTTGCCCAAGTTCCCATGGGCGATATCCACGCCAAGATAACCGATTTCATTTGGCCGCACTTCACTTGTCTCCAATCTCCGATGATGCCCGTCCGCCGTTAGCTCAATGAATGCGGTGGCCATTTGCTTGGGGTAAACTTTCGGCTCAGCCGTCGCTCCAGGTTGAATGTCCCCCACATTTGTTCTAACGCCGTCAACTTCCACGACGACGGACTCAAGCACGGTGTCGCCCGTGTTCCGAATGCGACCCCCAACGCCAAAGTCATAGAAGAAGTAGAAGAGCACCAGAAGCACGATTGCGACGAGCGGAACGCCGAAGAAGAGCGCCAGCAACCCCACAACGATGTTCTGCCGGCGTGTCATTCCTGCGTTCTCTTTGCCGGCGAAGGCTCTGCCTCTTTCGGCAAGTCAAGCAAGCCTTCGTCAATCTGAAATGGTGTCGTCTTCGCGGGGCTAAGGCGCAACGGGGCGTACGCGGGCTCCGGCGTTGCCAGATAGCCGAGCATTGCCGTCGTCGCTTCGATCTGTTCAGCGGCATCTGACTGGCCATGTTCCCGAAGCTGCCGGGCCGTCCGTTGCAAGACCGCCACTCGCTCCGCGCTCTTCATCTCCGCGAGCGCGTGCTGAGCAGTCAGCCGCGACAACTCGGCGCGTTCGAATTCCACCACGAGGGCGAGCATGTCGATGTCGCCAAACGTATGCTGCCGATAGAGTTCGCCGAGTGCGCTTGCTTCACGTTGGCGGCGCAGGTTAACAACTTCTTTGGCCTGTTCGATCGCCGCTTCAATCTCGGACTTCGCGGATTCAAGTCGGGCGACTGCGCCACTCTGCATTTTGTCGAACTGCGCCAAAATCGCCTTTCCGGCCGGATGGTCGCCCAACCGCTTTACCTGCAACTCGCGTTGTTCGCGCAAGGCGCCCGTCAATTCGTCAAACCTGGCTTGGTGCGATTTCAACCGCAGTTTCAGAATCTCCAACCGAGCCGCATGGGCCGCCTGATGCGACTGCTTGATCTTTTCGAGCACCTCCTGCTGCGGATCGGGGACGGGCGCTGAGTCGCCATCGTCGTCGCGCAACAAGGTCGCGTCAGGCTGTAGGAACATCTCATAAACCTGCCCAGGCGCTTCGACCTGCGGGGATTCCTTTGGGGCATTGTCGTCAAAGGGCGGCAGGGATTCGGCAGCTTCCTGGGCCGACACCGGATGCGCAAGGGCGACAACAACGACTACGGCAAATCGCAGCGACATGGGAAGCTCCTTTGAGATCGTCGCGGTATTTACGATTCAATACCACGCCCAGGATGCCATCGCAAGCATTTTCAGGCTGTCTCAGACTACGCCGACCGGCGCAAGGCGGTTCGCCCAAACGGCGAAAATGCCGAAAGGCTGCGACAGGGCAAAGAAACCTGGGGCGAAGCAAGAAGCACCGCTCCCCAAACACCTCACGCGCCGTAGCCCAACGCAATCCCCGCCAATTTCCCGATTCCCGAAATCCTCACGCCCGACGACTCCGCAAGCGCTGGCGTGGTCCCCCTTGCTGCCGAAATGAATCGGTTTGATCTGGACCTCGGCCCAGCGGATTGCTAAAAGTCCCCCGCGCGAATCACTCCGACTTGCGGGGTATTCGCTTCTTCTGACTGCGCTCGCACAGAAAGTGGCACGATGGCTCGTCCCAAAAAGAAGACGCTCTCGCAAAACGTCGTCAACGTCGCCACCTCAGGCATGCCGTCGCCGGTGCGCAGCGTGCTGGGCCATCGGATCATTGCCTTGCTCGTGGTCCTCGCCTTGCCGATTCTCTACATGCTAGGTGTGGTTTCCATTGATTGGCAAAACGGTCGTCCGCACTTGTCGGTCGATCGGAAAAAGGCCGCGGAAGTCAAGGAAAAGGCATCGGAGCGAATCCACGAGATCCAAGAGCAACGGGAACGAGATCAGGACGGGCGACCGCATCTGCTCTCTCAGGGGGAATCCACAAATCCTCTCGCGGATCGCATGGCCAAGGCGCTCGACGGCGCCGACGAGGGAAAAAAGCCGTCATTCGGTTTTGCTCCAGATGCCAATGAACCGGAAACGCCTGCCGGACAAAAACCCCGCCCCGGGGCGCGTCTCAAGAAGTTATTCGACGATCGTCGCTAGGCGGATACCGCATGGAAGCCTGGCGGTGCATTTTTGGCGCATGGAGCCTGCTGACCGCCTGCTGCATGGCCGTGGGCTGTCGCACTACGCCTACTCCACAAGGCTTGCTGGAGCGGCAGTCCGTCGATGCTCGGCTCTCATCGCGCCAGTTGCGCGTGATGGTCAATGAGTTTACGGTTCACTTCGTGGATCGCATCGAAGTCAGCGCCGACCAACTGCTTGCCAACACGTCTGATCCGGCGATCCGCCGAAACGCCTTGCTATGGAAAATCAACGGGACTTCCGCATGCTTTCAGGCGGCCTCGCGCCCGGATCCGTTGGCGGCCTATCTGGATGTCTGGATTTTGAACCGACAGATGACCCTGTACTTTGAGTCGGCGACGGGGCGACAGTTGTTCGGCCCCGGGCAGTCGCTGGTCCTCGAAGAATGCCAGTCCCTGGAGAGACGCTTGCTAAGCATCGATCGCGCGGTGGGCGGCGAACTGCGGTTCGGCAAGGAATTTGTCACCAAGTTCGCCACAGACTATCCGGTACGTAGCCTGTACTTCGATCGTGAGCCGATCGCATCGCGATACATTGAGGAAGTTCAAGAGCCGGCGAAAGAGTTGATGCACGTGGTCGGCAATTTGGACGAAAGCGTCACGGAACTAAAGCAGCTTGGCACTGTTTATGCCAAGCACCTGCCCAAGCAGGCGCGTTGGGAAGCGGAATTGTTCCTGATTAATTCGTCGCAGTTGGAAATCGTGCAGCGTCCCCTGCAAGACCTTTCGTTGACCGTCGCAGCCGTATCGCGGCTGGCCCAAGTGAGCGAGGCGATCCCTGCGCTCCTCGAACGAGAACGCCGCGCATTCCATGAGATCCTGGCGAACGAACGCCAGCAGACGCTCAGCGAATTAGATCGCATGCGCGAAGCGACGCTGGTTAAATTCGAGCAAGACACTTCTGTGGTGCTCCAGGCCCTCGACGAGCAGCGCGTGGCGGTCGGCCGAGATTTGCACAACGAAACGACAACGATGCTCGACGCGGCCGACGAAATCACTCGTCGACGCACTGAAGAAGCAATTCAGCAAACCCCGGACCTGATCGATCACTTTTTTTGGAGGGCCTGCCAGGTGTTTGTGGTCTTGATGCTGTTAGCAGCGCCCGCCGTCTGGCTTGTTCGACGACTGAAGCCGGCGAGCGGCCAGCGATCGATCACGCCGAAATTGAACGAAGTCGCGGACAAGCCGATCTCGCTGTACGGCGAAGATGTGCTGGAAGATGCGGCGTAGTCGCAATCTTCGATAGCGCGCCGAAATCGGCCTGAATGACTACACCCCTTGGCGACGACTGACTTGGCGATCCGATCGCCCGTTGCAACGGACATGTTTTGTGGAGGCGATGACACACGATGGAAGAGATTCAGCAATGGCGAACCGCCCTGCAAGGCCCTGACGTCGCGGAGCGGGCAGCCGCCGCGGAAAGTCTCTGTCACGCGGGACAGGACGCTGCTCCGGCAATTCTGGAACTTGTCCACGCCTGCGAGGACGACGAAGCAGTCTCTGAATGGGCGGTTGCTGCCCTGGAGGAACTTGGGCCCCCTCCTGCGGAATTACTGGAACCACTCACGAAACTCGCGTCAGTTAGCAAAGCGCCGGTGGCCTACTGGGCGGTGACCTTGTTGGGACGTCTTGGTCCCGCTGCCATTGGCAGCGAGCACGTACTCGCAGCGCTGCTTCAAGATTCGCGGGAAACTGCCGTGCAAGAACGCGCCGCCTGGGCCCTCGGAGAAATTGGCGCGAAGACCGCAGCGACACTCACAGCTTTGAATGGCGCCGCGCAACCTCAATCACCGCGATTGGCGCGAATGGCTAAGACGGCATTAGAGCAAATCCAGAAGTAACCAAGCGGCGCCCCAATCGCATTCCATGCGCATGGCGACGCGGCGCCGACAACATCAAAACCAAGCAATCATCGCGAAGTGAGGTCAACCAGGACGGTTGGCCGCGAAGGCAAGGAGGCCTGAAATGGCAAGCAAGAAGCCCCAACCGCGCGGCAAGTCGCGCTTATTCACGATCGTCTCGCTGCTCGGCGCGATCTTTTCCAGCGGCGGCGTCGGCGCGTACTTCAATCCCGATTGGCCGGTCATTGGGCCGCTGGTCGAGAAGCTGAGTCAGCGGCAAACCTCGGCGACATCAGAAGGAGAACTCGGCTCGGGAAAGCTCGTCGAAGCTTGGCGCGAACTGACCGCTGGGAACGAAGCAACTCCCGCCCCGATCGAAACGCAATCTCGCGCCGACGCTGTGCCCGCGCAACCGGCATCCGCTCGGCGACCCGGCGAGACGCTGTTGATCGCCACGTTCAATATCCAAGTGTTTGGCAAGAGCAAGCTGTCGAAGCCAGGCGTGCTCGACGTCTTGGCACAGGCGGTGCGCCATTTTGATGTCGTGGCGATTCAGGAGGTACGCGCCTCGGAGGACGACATCTTGCCGAGATTCATCGAGGCGATCAACGCGGATGGCAGCCGCTACGATTTTCTGATTGGGCCGCGTCTGGGACGCACCGTCAGCACCGAACAATATGCGTTTGTTTACGACACCGCGACCGTCGCCTGCGACACCGCCGCCGCCGGCACGATCGCGGACCCAGCCGATTTGTTGCATCGCGAACCGTTTGAGGCGCACTTCCGAGCGCGCACCCAGCCCCAGGCGCGCGAATTCTCATTCTGGCTTGTCAATACCCACACCGATCCCGACGAAGTCAAGCAAGAGGTTGACGCGCTCGCCGACGTATTTCAATTCATGCGAACGGCCGACCCTCGTGAGGACGACGTGATTTTGCTCGGCGACTTGAACGCCAGCGAATCGCAACTCGGACGACTCGGCCAGATCCCCGGCATCACCTGGGCCGTCAGCGGCGCGATGACAAACACACGCCGCAATAAGGCCTACGACAATATCCTCTTCGATCGCCCTGCCACGAGCGAATACACAGGGCGATGGGGCGTATTCGATCTGGAAAGCACGTTCGGGCTGACTCGCGAGCAGGCCCTGCAAGTATCTGATCACTTGCCAGTCTGGGCGGAGTTTCACCGCGCGGAAGCAACATCGCGGAACGACATTGCGGATCGTGACCCCGGCGTTCAGCGGTAATGCGATTCGGCCATCACCGCAAATCGGCCAATCGTGAGCGGCGGACGCGCCGCGTCACGTCGCTCTCGCGAACGACGCCAGCCAATAATCGCCCAGGCTAATCGCGGTCGACTTGGCCTGCACCGGCGTCCGCGAATCTCCATCATGGATCGTCGGTCGCCAACGTTTCCATTGACGCGAATCGAGGCCGCGTTGGCAAGAACAGGAATCTGGAGACGAATGGGATCGAATCCTCAAACTCAGGCTTGCAAAGTCGCGAAAACCCCATCGTAAGTATTGAGATCGAAGGGCTTACGAACAGCGCTTTCACCACATGCCCCACTTCCCTGCGCGACTTGGCTAGCGTTGTCATCGCCTGGCCCACGCTCCCCGCGCCGATCACGGCAGCAATCCTGGCGATGATCCAGGCTTCCGGCTGACGCGCCGGGCGCAAGCGAGCGTAATGAATTTCATTCCCGTGGTTCAAACGACAAAGTTGCCTGGCTCAATTGAAAATGATTCGTATTGAGGCGAATCGTCAAAAATTTTGAGACGATGGCCGCTTTCAAAAGTAATCGAAAATGAGTGCGGTGGATCAATGCTCCAATCGGAGACGGCTTGATTGAGAATGGCATGGACGCGGTAGGCGTCGCGCTCGTTAGGTTCGCGCGCGCAATCGACCAAGTTTCCACCGCTGTCCACCAACTCCCAATGTCCCCACACTGAGACTGTGCCGCTCTGACCAAACGCGAATTGAATGTCGTGCTTTCCAATTCGTACTTGAGTCAAGAAGTCGCCAACGAATCGCTGGACCGGTAGGTCGGCGGGAACGCCATACATTGGATTGAAGCCCTTTCGCAGTACCAGCCCATTAGACCACGCCCGATCACGGATGGACAACTGTTTGCAGTGGAGCAACGACCGCACCCACGGCCATCAATATGGCCAAGACGGTCGGACGAATCGCCTTGAACTTGGACAGGAAACCGGCCTCACAGCTTGAAAGCTGCAATGTCACACCAGTGAGGTGCACGAAAGCAGGAGCATTGCGGGCTGTAGGCAGTTTCTGAGGCCCCCCCCTCGGCGGAACCCCGAGGCAGAACATTCTTACCCATAGCAAATACCAGCCCTGTTGTGGTCCAGCGCTTGTGGTCCACTTCAGAAAGACTACAAAACATCTGCCGCATAAATACTTAAGGCAAGTTCAAGTACCATTCGAAGCAATCCCGATTTCATCGCGAAAGGGCGGAGGAGGACTCTGGCAAGGGCGTTTCCGATGCTCCGGGTTTTGAGACCCGCGTCCTCTCCCCCTCGCTCGCGATTCGGGTTAGTGTAGTGGCATGTCCGACGCTGCTTCGCTTCCGCCGTCAGATCACGAGTCGTCGCTTGGCCGGCGTTCGCGTTGGCGCGTGCTGCTGTGGCTCAGCGCAATTTTCTTGCTGCTGTTCAGCATCGTCCCGATCAGTTGGGCGGTGATTCGTTGGCGGACGAATCAGGCGATCGCGGCGGAACTGGACCGCATCCGCGCCGCCGGAGAGCCGGCCTCGTTCGAGGATGTGATCGACAGCATCCCGCCCCTGGCGCCGGAGAAAGATTGCACGCAGCTGTACGACGAGGTCTTCGCCATCATCACCAGCCAGGTCTGGGAACGCCGGGCAGGTTCGCTTCCCTACGTCGGCGACGGCGAAGCGGACGAATCGTCGATCCCGCCGCCGGGCGTCGACTGGCTCGGCCTGGAAGCCGCCGCGAAATTCATCGATGGCGAAAACTACAACTTCATGACGCTCGACAAAGCGGCGGCGCTGGGGGGCGAGTGCCGGTTTGCATTAACCGGAAGTGATTTGACAACGCAAGACGTGATGCGCGTCGGCTACAAGCCGCGTGCGGCGGCGCGACTGCTAAGTCTCCGCGCCATTGTGGCGGCACATCGCTATCATCCGAGCGACTTGCATCTAACACTAACCGCCCTAGGAGTATTGCCAAACTGCCTGGCCGCGGAGCCACAGGCGCTCTCACTAGAAGTGCGCGTCGCGCTTTATGGCATGTACTACTACCAAAGCGCCCAGATGCTCGATTTCGCAGGCTTTAGCGACGAACAGCTCGCGGCACTACAAGATGTCACGCGAGACGTAGATTACTGCGAACAACTTCGGCAGGCCGTACGTTGGGAGCGGCTCTATTGTGCGCAGTGTTTCGACGGCGCCTATGCTTTGGATAGCGAGTTGACCGCACTGATGTCGAAACGACCCAGAATCTGGTATTGCGTTTCGCACGTCGACGCATGGGAGTATTGGCGCGCCATGCGCCGATACTGCGACGCGACGCGATCGAACGACCTTGTCGCGGTTTGGCGTGACACCAATCAGGTGAACGACGACATTCAGCAAACTCTCGCGCGCTCAAGTGCCATGCCGCAGCGCTACTTTGTCACCAACGGTACGGTGGGCGGAGCATGGCATCTCGCAGCCGCGGCAGTTCGTGGCACAGCCACTGATCGAGCGTTTAACACCTTCGTGGCATGCTATCGCTACAAGCTCAAGCATAGCGCCTTTCCAGAGCGCCTCGACGACTTGGTTCCAGCCTGCCTCGCGGCGGTTCCTCAAGATCCCTTCGCGAATGCGCCGATTCGCATGACCAAGATCGACGGCGACCTCGTCATTTATTCCGTCGGGCCAGACGGCAAAGACGATGGCGGCGAAGCCCGGAGCGATGATCTTCGTTATCGCTCCAACTCCTGGAAACGCACCTACGAAGAATCCCGAGCCAAAGTTCAGGGCACGGCGCAACCGTAGTAGATCTTGCCGCTTCCCTTTCGCGTTTTCGCTATTTCGCGCTTTCGCGATAACAAAAATCGCCCCCATTTTCATCGCGAAAGCGCGAAATAGCGAAAACGCGAAGCAGCGGAGGCGACGAGCTGGTTCAGTGCGCGAGCCGTTGAGAGTTTCTTCCGCACTGGTACGCGGCGTCCACGCTCCCTCGCTGGCGCTACGGGCTGGTGTTCTGACTTGGCGCCGCGCTAGTTCTTCCCCGCGTGCTTGATCTTGTCCCAGTAAGTTTTGAAATCAAACGTGGGGCTGTTGTCCAGGTCGTGGCAGCCGCGGCAGGTTTTTTGCTCGGCGATCGCGAGGTTGAGACGCATCAGGCTGCGCATTTCTTCGCGGACTTTCGGTTCACGGGCCGCTTCCGCCGCGACGTGGCCGCTGCCGGGGCCGTGACAGTTTTCGCAGCTGTTGCCGGCCAGGTGCGACGTCGCGGCGATGCTGTCAAAGCCGCCCAGGTACGGCACATAGTGCTCGCTATCCCAACCCGTGGCGTGACAGGCGATACACTCGGGATCGAACTGCCGCGGCGGATCGAGCTTGGTGAGCGTTTCCGTCGCGTGGGAGTGCTTGCTTCCCTTCCAGACGGAATAGGCCTGGGAGTGGCATTTGCCGCAGGCTTCGGCGCCGACGAACTGGGCGTTCGCGTCGTCCGCGCCCTTCGCGCGCTCGTGCAGCACGCCGCTCACGTCGAGACCTTCCCAGCCGAGCGTCTTAAGCTGGTCCTGATAGCTGACCATGAACTCATGCATTTCGGGGGAATCGGCGAACCGGGAATCGAGCGGCACTCGCTGGTAACGCGATTTTCCCTTTCCATACAGGCCGATCGCCACGGCGTACATACCCTTGTGGCCCAGTTGCACCAACTTCGCAGTGCCGCCGGTCACCGTGGCCAACTCCAGTGGCGGTTCGTCCGGTCCGCCGGACGTGACGACGAAATTGAACTCTGGGAACTGCTGCGCTAACGCCTGCGATTCCTCTGGCGACGCGAAGCACAGCAGAATCATGAAATCGCAGCCGGCCTCTTTTAACTGCGGCACAACTTGTTTGAGCGCCTCCGCGGGCTCTTCGATCGTTGTTCCTGGGTCGATCGACTCCACGAGCTCATCGCGCTGCTTGCCGGCCACGACCGACGTGATGCCGAGCTTCGCCCCGGCGGTTTCGAGGACCAAAAACCGGCTCTCCATACCAAGTACCACGACGTTCGCGGAGACGAACGGCGCGAGTGCGCCTTCGTCGTTCACGGTTGCGGAGATTAAATCCTCCGGCGGAAAGCGCAAGTCGTCGCCCGCGAGGCCGATGGCGCGGTAGTCCATTTTCTTCAGGGCGTCGAACGACGTGCGGAGCTTGATTTCCGCTTGCTCGCCGGTGCTGCGGCTGAGTCCCCCGAGGTCGATCGGCACGGGATTCCAGCCGTCGGCGACCAACTGCCTCAAGAAGGTATGTCGGCGACTCATGCCACCCTTTTGTCGGCCCGGTCCGGCGCAGCCGCAGGGCTCGAAATAGCCGTGTTGATCGCCGGTGAAGACCAGCGTCAGCTCCGGCTTGATCCAGTCCTCGAAGATCGGCCC
This sequence is a window from Planctomycetia bacterium. Protein-coding genes within it:
- a CDS encoding endonuclease/exonuclease/phosphatase family protein, with the translated sequence MASKKPQPRGKSRLFTIVSLLGAIFSSGGVGAYFNPDWPVIGPLVEKLSQRQTSATSEGELGSGKLVEAWRELTAGNEATPAPIETQSRADAVPAQPASARRPGETLLIATFNIQVFGKSKLSKPGVLDVLAQAVRHFDVVAIQEVRASEDDILPRFIEAINADGSRYDFLIGPRLGRTVSTEQYAFVYDTATVACDTAAAGTIADPADLLHREPFEAHFRARTQPQAREFSFWLVNTHTDPDEVKQEVDALADVFQFMRTADPREDDVILLGDLNASESQLGRLGQIPGITWAVSGAMTNTRRNKAYDNILFDRPATSEYTGRWGVFDLESTFGLTREQALQVSDHLPVWAEFHRAEATSRNDIADRDPGVQR
- a CDS encoding multiheme c-type cytochrome — encoded protein: MPIAKSRSARRGGALMIALVLVGLGVLGIPACNNGGAPAPGTPAGTSAASDGGAANAPVGEEKFDPIKENGPIFEDWIKPELTLVFTGDQHGYFEPCGCAGPGRQKGGMSRRHTFLRQLVADGWNPVPIDLGGLSRSTGEQAEIKLRTSFDALKKMDYRAIGLAGDDLRFPPEDLISATVNDEGALAPFVSANVVVLGMESRFLVLETAGAKLGITSVVAGKQRDELVESIDPGTTIEEPAEALKQVVPQLKEAGCDFMILLCFASPEESQALAQQFPEFNFVVTSGGPDEPPLELATVTGGTAKLVQLGHKGMYAVAIGLYGKGKSRYQRVPLDSRFADSPEMHEFMVSYQDQLKTLGWEGLDVSGVLHERAKGADDANAQFVGAEACGKCHSQAYSVWKGSKHSHATETLTKLDPPRQFDPECIACHATGWDSEHYVPYLGGFDSIAATSHLAGNSCENCHGPGSGHVAAEAAREPKVREEMRSLMRLNLAIAEQKTCRGCHDLDNSPTFDFKTYWDKIKHAGKN